From a single Sediminibacterium sp. KACHI17 genomic region:
- a CDS encoding ABC transporter permease, which translates to MSFFTHLGSYLLMLKGMFTKPENWRMYWKEFMHQCVEIGLGALPIVVIISLFLGAVTTVQTAYQLVSPLVPQATIAQIVRDSMILELSPTVVSIVLAGVVGSKIASELGNMRISEQIDALEIMGINTKSYLVMPKILGSLLVIPCLITISAVLGIWGGRTAGNLTGILAPDIFDIGLRQNLNLYNINFALYKSYTFAFIVSSISAYYGYNVKGGALEIGRASTSAVVVSCILILCADYLLASLLL; encoded by the coding sequence ATGTCATTCTTCACCCACTTAGGTTCTTACCTGCTCATGTTAAAAGGCATGTTTACCAAGCCTGAGAACTGGCGTATGTATTGGAAAGAGTTCATGCATCAGTGTGTGGAAATTGGACTGGGAGCATTACCCATCGTTGTCATTATTTCATTATTTCTGGGAGCTGTAACCACGGTTCAGACTGCGTATCAATTGGTGAGTCCATTGGTGCCACAGGCAACGATTGCACAGATCGTAAGAGATAGTATGATACTTGAATTGTCGCCAACAGTTGTAAGTATTGTATTGGCAGGCGTAGTAGGTAGTAAGATAGCCAGTGAACTTGGAAACATGCGTATCAGTGAACAGATCGATGCATTAGAGATCATGGGTATCAATACAAAAAGTTATCTCGTGATGCCTAAGATATTAGGCTCTTTATTGGTGATTCCATGTTTGATCACTATTTCAGCAGTACTGGGTATTTGGGGAGGAAGAACAGCAGGAAATCTTACCGGTATTTTAGCACCAGACATTTTTGATATTGGATTAAGACAAAATCTGAACTTATATAACATCAATTTTGCTTTGTACAAGTCTTACACATTTGCCTTTATTGTGAGTAGTATCTCTGCATATTATGGTTACAATGTAAAAGGCGGGGCACTGGAAATCGGTCGTGCCAGTACGAGCGCAGTGGTCGTAAGCTGTATTTTGATTCTTTGTGCAGATTATCTGCTTGCATCCCTTCTTTTGTAA
- a CDS encoding MBL fold metallo-hydrolase, with product MKIAFHGAARTVTGSKHLLTLDDGTKILLDCGLFQGMGKETDALNAEFGFDARSIDILVLSHAHIDHSGLIPRLVKEGFEGKIYATPATKELGAILLEDSAVIQRDDTKFINKRRAKQGLPPYEPLYDLEDAAKALELFVEVNYDEWTNISKGVELLFTDAGHIIGSAAVHLRISENGVTRQLTFSGDVGRYNDAILRSPSVFPQADYIILESTYGNKLHDEVHGTPDTLYEWIDKTCIQKKGKLIIPAFSVGRTQELLYALNQLDLENRLPNVPIYVDSPLSREATEMLKAYPQYFNKRIRKVMEKDEDPFDFPGLKFIKTVDESKYLNVLTQPCVIISASGMADAGRVKHHIMNNIGEEKNTILLVGYCEPRSLGGRLANGADQVKIFGEMYEVKAEIGQMRSMSAHGDYDDLCQFLACQDPKQIRTLFLVHGEYEVQQDFAHRLLRKGFQEVVIPEMHYQTKLQ from the coding sequence ATGAAAATAGCATTTCACGGAGCTGCAAGAACAGTAACAGGATCGAAGCATTTGTTGACATTAGATGATGGAACAAAGATCCTTTTAGACTGTGGCTTGTTTCAGGGTATGGGTAAAGAAACAGATGCATTGAATGCTGAATTCGGTTTTGATGCACGATCGATCGATATTCTTGTATTATCACATGCACATATCGATCATTCTGGGTTGATACCCAGACTGGTTAAGGAAGGATTTGAGGGAAAGATCTATGCTACACCTGCAACAAAAGAGTTGGGAGCAATCTTGTTGGAAGATTCGGCAGTGATCCAAAGAGATGATACTAAATTCATCAACAAGCGAAGAGCAAAACAAGGATTGCCTCCTTACGAACCTTTATATGATCTGGAGGATGCAGCAAAAGCTTTAGAGCTTTTTGTAGAAGTGAATTACGATGAGTGGACCAACATTAGTAAAGGAGTAGAATTGTTGTTCACAGATGCGGGGCACATCATTGGAAGCGCGGCAGTACATTTACGAATATCTGAAAATGGAGTCACGCGTCAGTTGACTTTCAGTGGTGATGTGGGACGATACAACGATGCTATTCTTCGTTCTCCTTCTGTTTTTCCACAAGCTGATTATATTATTCTGGAGAGTACTTACGGAAATAAGTTACACGACGAAGTGCATGGTACGCCTGATACTTTGTATGAATGGATCGATAAGACTTGTATTCAGAAGAAAGGGAAACTGATCATTCCTGCGTTTAGTGTGGGACGAACCCAGGAATTATTGTATGCATTGAATCAATTAGATCTGGAAAACCGATTGCCAAATGTTCCCATTTATGTGGATAGCCCGTTAAGTCGAGAAGCAACAGAAATGCTCAAAGCCTATCCTCAGTATTTCAATAAGCGTATTCGTAAAGTGATGGAGAAGGATGAAGATCCATTTGATTTTCCGGGATTGAAATTCATTAAAACAGTCGATGAAAGTAAATACCTGAATGTATTGACGCAGCCATGTGTGATCATATCTGCAAGTGGAATGGCAGACGCAGGTAGGGTGAAACATCATATCATGAATAATATTGGGGAAGAGAAAAATACGATACTCTTGGTTGGTTATTGTGAGCCCCGATCTTTAGGTGGCCGATTGGCCAATGGTGCAGATCAGGTAAAGATTTTTGGTGAAATGTATGAAGTCAAGGCAGAGATCGGTCAGATGCGAAGCATGAGTGCGCATGGCGACTATGATGATCTTTGTCAGTTCCTGGCTTGTCAGGATCCCAAACAAATACGCACTTTGTTTTTAGTGCATGGTGAATATGAAGTGCAACAGGATTTCGCGCATCGATTATTGAGAAAAGGGTTTCAGGAAGTAGTGATACCTGAAATGCATTATCAGACAAAACTGCAATAA
- a CDS encoding thioesterase, with the protein MNPSFDIFRKQISNRWKFRFFLLQKLPSAFFSGLKIRSFDANEAVIGVRYSWFSQNPFRSMYFAVQSMAAEMSTGILGFAQIYQRKPSVSMLVLKVEGNFTKKATGFISFICKDGKMIEEAVEKAIQTGEGQTVVCHSVGTNEEQEVVANFWVTWTFKAKH; encoded by the coding sequence ATGAATCCATCTTTTGACATTTTTAGGAAACAGATATCCAATCGTTGGAAGTTTCGGTTCTTTCTATTACAAAAACTTCCTTCTGCATTTTTCTCCGGATTAAAGATCCGTTCTTTTGATGCGAACGAGGCAGTTATCGGAGTTCGTTATAGCTGGTTTTCACAAAACCCTTTTCGTTCCATGTATTTTGCTGTGCAATCGATGGCGGCTGAAATGAGTACTGGTATTTTAGGTTTTGCACAAATCTATCAACGAAAGCCATCAGTGAGTATGCTGGTATTAAAGGTTGAAGGAAATTTTACAAAAAAAGCAACCGGCTTTATCAGCTTCATTTGTAAGGATGGTAAAATGATCGAAGAAGCAGTAGAGAAAGCAATACAAACAGGAGAAGGGCAAACGGTTGTTTGTCACTCAGTAGGTACCAATGAAGAACAGGAAGTTGTTGCCAATTTTTGGGTGACATGGACATTCAAAGCAAAACATTGA
- a CDS encoding NADP-dependent malic enzyme, protein MAKNTDLRKEQALEYHSSGRPGKIEVIPTKEAKTQRDLSLAYSPGVAEPCKEIHNNIEEVYKYTAKGNLVAVISNGTAVLGLGDIGPEASKPVMEGKGVLFKIFADIDVFDIEINEKDPEKFVQIVKALEPTFGGINLEDIKAPECFYIEQQLKQQMNIPVMHDDQHGTAIISGAALLNALELQKKRIEKVRFVVNGAGAAAMACTQLYVALGARYENFILFDKDGVLHEGRTDLDATRRKFAVKRSDITLEKAMKDADVFLGLSVGNVVTQDMVKSMAKNPIVFAMANPDPEISYEDAIAVRKDIIMATGRTDYPNQVNNVLGFPYIFRGALDVRARQINEAMKLAAVKALAELAKTPVPDIVNMAYNQTNMSFGPEYIIPKPLDPRLLSTVAPAVAKAAVESGVAQKKIQNWDAYVLELNKRLGLDNQLIRVIGNKARRDPKRLVFAEADNQKILKAASIIYDEGVAYPILLGDPVKINRIAEEHNIDITDLPIIDPRSDEMESKREFYGELFFKKRQRKGFNHYESIKIMKDRNHFGCMMVETGDADAMLSGLTKNYAEAIRPALQIIGTEEGVKKIAGMYLLLTKKGPLFLADTTVNFNPTAEELADITMMVAKEVRNFNLTPRIAMLSYSNFGSSDSGEAKLVADATRILKQRNPSLVVDGEMQGSMAFNKEILRDNYPFSELVDEDVNVLMFPNLTAGNVAYNLLKEVGGADAIGPILLGLKKPVHVLQLGSTVRSIINMALVAVVDAQLKCRMDTNDVVQRSSWWKRLKKRKR, encoded by the coding sequence ATTCATAACAATATAGAAGAAGTGTATAAGTATACCGCAAAAGGAAATCTTGTTGCGGTGATCAGTAATGGAACAGCTGTATTGGGATTGGGAGATATTGGTCCAGAAGCGAGTAAGCCTGTGATGGAGGGGAAAGGTGTATTGTTCAAAATTTTCGCAGATATCGATGTGTTTGATATTGAGATCAATGAAAAAGACCCGGAAAAATTTGTACAGATCGTTAAAGCACTTGAACCCACATTTGGAGGGATCAATCTGGAAGATATCAAAGCTCCTGAATGTTTTTATATTGAACAGCAGCTCAAGCAGCAGATGAATATTCCTGTGATGCATGATGATCAGCACGGAACAGCGATCATTAGCGGTGCTGCACTTTTGAATGCATTGGAGTTACAGAAAAAAAGAATTGAGAAAGTTCGATTTGTCGTGAATGGTGCCGGTGCTGCTGCTATGGCTTGTACACAATTGTATGTGGCTTTGGGGGCACGCTATGAAAATTTTATTCTGTTTGACAAGGATGGAGTGCTTCATGAAGGAAGAACAGACCTGGATGCTACACGAAGAAAATTTGCAGTCAAACGTTCTGATATTACGCTGGAAAAAGCGATGAAAGATGCAGATGTATTTTTAGGATTGAGTGTGGGTAATGTAGTAACACAGGACATGGTAAAAAGCATGGCAAAAAACCCGATCGTTTTTGCGATGGCCAATCCTGATCCGGAGATCAGTTATGAAGATGCAATTGCTGTTCGTAAAGACATCATCATGGCAACCGGCAGAACGGATTATCCAAATCAGGTCAATAATGTTTTGGGGTTCCCATATATCTTCAGAGGAGCATTGGATGTTCGTGCGAGGCAGATCAATGAAGCCATGAAACTGGCAGCAGTAAAGGCTTTGGCGGAACTGGCCAAAACACCTGTTCCGGATATCGTGAACATGGCTTATAACCAGACCAATATGTCTTTTGGTCCTGAATACATCATACCCAAGCCACTTGATCCGAGACTATTATCAACCGTAGCACCTGCTGTAGCAAAAGCTGCGGTGGAAAGTGGTGTAGCGCAGAAGAAGATCCAGAATTGGGATGCTTATGTGTTGGAGTTGAACAAGCGTTTAGGTTTGGATAATCAGTTGATCCGTGTCATCGGTAACAAAGCACGTCGTGATCCTAAGCGATTGGTATTTGCGGAAGCCGATAATCAAAAAATATTAAAGGCCGCCAGCATTATTTATGATGAGGGCGTTGCTTATCCGATCTTATTGGGTGACCCTGTCAAGATCAATCGTATCGCTGAAGAGCATAATATTGATATCACCGATCTGCCGATCATTGATCCACGTAGCGATGAAATGGAATCTAAGCGTGAATTCTATGGTGAGTTATTCTTTAAAAAGAGACAGCGAAAAGGCTTCAATCATTATGAAAGCATCAAGATCATGAAAGATCGCAATCATTTTGGTTGTATGATGGTAGAGACAGGCGATGCAGATGCAATGTTATCAGGACTTACAAAAAATTACGCAGAAGCCATTCGTCCGGCATTACAGATCATTGGTACGGAAGAGGGTGTGAAGAAGATCGCGGGAATGTATTTGTTGCTCACCAAGAAAGGACCTTTATTCCTGGCAGATACCACTGTGAATTTCAATCCTACTGCAGAAGAGCTCGCTGATATTACGATGATGGTAGCCAAAGAAGTGCGCAACTTCAACCTGACACCACGTATCGCTATGTTGAGTTACAGTAATTTCGGAAGCAGTGACTCAGGCGAAGCTAAATTGGTAGCAGATGCCACCAGAATTTTAAAACAACGCAATCCTTCCTTAGTTGTGGATGGTGAGATGCAGGGAAGTATGGCTTTCAATAAAGAGATCTTAAGAGATAATTATCCTTTCAGCGAACTGGTAGATGAAGACGTCAATGTGCTCATGTTCCCCAACTTAACAGCGGGTAATGTGGCATATAATTTATTGAAAGAAGTAGGTGGTGCTGATGCAATTGGTCCGATCTTGTTAGGCTTGAAAAAACCTGTACATGTATTACAATTAGGCAGCACCGTTCGAAGCATCATTAATATGGCTTTAGTAGCCGTAGTAGACGCGCAACTGAAATGCAGAATGGACACCAATGATGTCGTTCAGCGAAGCAGTTGGTGGAAGAGATTGAAGAAGAGGAAGAGATAG
- the galK gene encoding galactokinase: protein MNLLIQDAGRYYREHFGEPDFIVRSPGRINLIGEHIDYNGGFVLPAAIDNAVYVSIGKRTDTKIALYSVDYQEHFEIELTAIQKTQVHWANYVLSVVVTLQEAGYRLGGFNAVVRGDIPIGSGLSSSAAVECAVIFGLNQLLALDLDTMQMVKLAQRAENEFIGVKCGIMDQFASMLGKQDQVIQLDCRSLAYQYFHFQPNEYQLLLLNTKVKHSLADSEYNQRRLDCEAGVAHLNRIFPEVSSLRDATAEMIESELKGLSDDVYDHCLYAVQEIKRVQEACIDLVNEDYVSFGKKMFETHKGLSEMYRVSCPELDFLVTFAGKHKDVVGARMMGGGFGGCTINLIKKEGVTDFIDRASETYLETFGILPGAYPVTISAGTSLVQAQF from the coding sequence ATGAATTTGTTGATACAAGATGCCGGTCGTTATTACCGGGAACATTTTGGCGAACCGGATTTTATTGTTCGTTCACCCGGGCGGATCAATCTCATTGGAGAACATATCGATTATAATGGGGGCTTTGTATTGCCGGCGGCTATTGATAATGCAGTTTATGTATCGATCGGAAAAAGAACAGATACAAAGATCGCATTGTATTCAGTAGACTATCAGGAACATTTTGAAATAGAACTGACAGCGATACAAAAAACGCAGGTGCATTGGGCAAATTATGTATTGTCTGTTGTTGTAACCTTACAAGAAGCCGGATATCGTTTAGGTGGATTTAATGCAGTGGTAAGAGGAGATATCCCAATCGGTTCGGGTCTTTCATCATCCGCTGCGGTGGAGTGCGCTGTGATCTTTGGGTTGAATCAATTATTGGCATTAGACCTTGATACCATGCAAATGGTAAAACTGGCACAGCGAGCTGAGAATGAATTTATTGGGGTGAAATGTGGGATCATGGATCAATTTGCAAGTATGTTAGGCAAGCAAGATCAGGTGATTCAACTCGATTGCCGATCATTGGCATATCAGTATTTCCATTTTCAGCCTAATGAATATCAACTCTTATTACTGAATACCAAAGTGAAACATTCGTTGGCAGATTCTGAATACAATCAACGCAGATTAGATTGCGAGGCTGGTGTTGCACACCTTAATAGAATATTTCCGGAAGTAAGTAGCTTAAGAGATGCGACAGCAGAAATGATCGAGTCTGAGTTGAAAGGGTTGAGCGATGATGTATACGATCATTGTTTGTATGCAGTTCAAGAAATTAAAAGAGTACAGGAAGCATGTATCGATCTTGTGAATGAGGATTATGTATCATTTGGAAAGAAAATGTTTGAGACACACAAAGGCTTGAGTGAAATGTATCGTGTAAGTTGTCCGGAGTTAGACTTTCTTGTGACCTTTGCAGGTAAACATAAAGATGTTGTAGGGGCACGCATGATGGGAGGAGGATTTGGTGGCTGTACGATTAATCTGATTAAGAAAGAAGGGGTGACAGATTTTATTGACCGTGCTTCAGAAACATATTTAGAAACATTCGGCATCTTGCCGGGTGCTTATCCTGTGACGATCTCAGCGGGAACTTCTCTGGTGCAAGCACAATTTTAA